The sequence GTTTCCAATAATTTATGGTGTTTCAATTCATATAAATATTCTCTCATTCTGCTGTGGATCGTGCGATTTCTGCGTTCTACCGCAAACCGGGACTCAATGATATCTCCTTCTTGCAGCACATTGTCTGACACCAGCACACCTCCATGTTCCAACAGACGAACCACTTCCGGCATATAATAAATGTACTGCCCTTTCGCCGCATCCATAAAAATAAAATCATACGTCTCATCAAGTGATTTTAAGATTTCCAGTGCATCTCCCTCAAGCAGTGTGATCTGTTCTTCTTTTCCTGCTCTTTTAAAGTTCTCGCGGGCGATCGGAATCCGCTTTTCATATTTTTCGATTGTTGTAATCTTACAATCTTCCGAAACATATTCACTCATCAAAAGTGCGGAAAATCCAACTGCTGTTCCGACCTCCAATATCCGCATCGGCTTTTTGATCTGCAAAAGTACTTTCAAAAAGCTCTGCATCTCCTTTCGGATAATCGGCACATAAGTATCGAGCGCTTCTTTCTCTATCGTCTCCAGTATCTCACTGTTTTCCGTCTCCAGCGAATGAATAAACGTCACCATACGTTCATCTACTATCATGTCCCTTACCTTCCTCTATTCATAACGAAACCAAAGACGGAGAAATCATTTTCCCCGTCTTTCTCTCTAATTCTATACATCCATAATAATCGGAAGAATCATAGGTTTTCTCTTTGTCCTCTTCCATATAAATTCATTCATGGTATCACGTATCACAAGCTTAATACGGCTCCAGTCTGCATTCCGGTTCGTCAGACATTTCTCCAGTGCTTCCTGAAGAACTTGTCTTGCCTCTTCCATCAGACTCTCAGATTCTCTCACATACACAAATCCTCTGGATACAATATCCGGTCCTGCAAGAAGCTGATTCGTTCTCTTTTCTAACGTAAGAACAACGATTAAAATACCATCTTCCGCCAGATGCTGACGATCACGTAATACGATATTTCCCACATCTCCAACGCCAAGTCCGTCGACTAAAATTGCTCCGGTGTGTACTTTATCTACAATCTTTGCCTCTTTTTCATCTAATGCAAGCACGTCTCCGGAATGCATGATGAAAATATTTTCTTTCGGAATACCAAGGCTTTCTGCCAATTTTGCATTTGCTTTCAAATGACGATACTCTCCATGTACCGGAATTGCATATTTCGGTTTTAACAGGGAATAGATCAGCTTTAGTTCTTCCTGACAGGCATGTCCTGATACATGGGCATCCTGGAAAATGACATCTGCCCCTTTCTGTGATAATTCATTAATCACACGTGACACTGCCTTTTCATTCCCCGGAATCGGATTAGAACTGAAAATAACGGTATCTCCCGGCTTGATTGTCACTTTTTTATGAATGTCTGCCGCCATACGTGACAATGCAGCCATTGACTCTCCCTGGCTTCCTGTCGTGATCAAAACTGTCTTTTCGTCCGGATAATTTTTCAGCTGGTCAATCTCGATTAATGTCTTGTCCGGAATGTGAAGATATCCAAGCTCTGACGCTGTCGAGATAATATTGACCATACTGCGTCCTTCCACAACTACTTTTCTGTCGTACTTATATGCAGAGTTAATAATCTGCTGTACTCGGTCTACATTGGACGCAAATGTCGCAATAATAATTCTTGTATTACGGTGTTCCGCAAATATCTGATCAAATGTCTTTCCAACTGTCCGCTCAGACATCGTAAATCCCGGTCTCTCTGCATTCGTACTGTCTGACATCATCGCCAAAACACCTTTTTTACCAATCTCTGCAAATCTCTGCAGATCAATGGCATCGCCAAATACCGGTGTGTAATCTACCTTAAAGTCACCTGTGTGTACTACAGTTCCCGCCGGCGAATAAATTGCAAGCGCTGCCGCATCCTGAATACTGTGGTTCGTACGGATAAATTCAATACGAAACTGTCCTAAATTAATCGACTGTCCGTGACGCACTACTTTTCGTCTTGTACTGCGAAGCAGATTATGCTCTTTTAATTTATTTTCAATAATCCCCATTGTCAGCTTTGTCGCATAAATCGGGAGATTCATATCCTTCAATACATACGGAAGAGAGCCAATATGATCCTCATGTCCATGTGTGATAACAAATCCTTTTACTTTTTTAATATTGTCTCTTAAATAAGTGATATCCGGAATCACAAGATCGATTCCAAGCATATCATCTTCCGGGAATGCCAATCCGCAATCCACTACTATAATACTGTCCTCATATTCAAAGGCAGTAATATTCATTCCAATCTGCTCTAATCCGCCGAGTGGAATAATTTTCAATTTTGAGTTACTTTCTTTTTTCAAATTTACACCTCCATGTGTTTTATGTAACTTTTTCTGCACTTTTTTCGGCGCAGTCCTTACATTGTCCATAGAATTTCAATTCGTGGTCTAACACACGGAATCCCGTCATTTTCTCTATGTGATTTTCCAACTCCTCTAAAAGATCATCGTTAAATGACAACACCTTTCCGCAATCTTTGCAAATCAAATGATGATGTGTATGTTTTGATTCTCCATCTACCCGATGCCCAATCTCATACCGTACACAACCGTCATCCAAATTGATCCGATCCACCAATTGCATCTCCAACAACAACTGTACCGTTCTATACACTGTAGCAAGTCCGATATCCGGACATTCCGCTTTTACTAACTTATAAATATCTTCTGCTGCCATATGGATATCCCGATGCTTATCCAATACTTTTAAAACAATCAGTCTCTGATTCGTCACCTTCAATCCCTTGGCTTTTAACATTTCTTTAAACTCTTCCTGGTTAATTGACATAGTGCCCCCTCAAAATGCAGCCATCTGTTACATATCAATATCAATATCTTCTAATAGTTCCTCGAATACTTTCAGCACTCCCATAAGCTCGTTCTCGTCTTCTACTACTTCGTAGAGACTCTCCACATCCTCTGCCGCACTTGTATCCTTTAAAATAAGGCACTCCGCCTCATCTTCTTCGGAATCCGTCACTAAAATATACGAATTTCCATTTACTTTTGTCTGTTCCAACACAAAAAATTCCACTTCATCTTTTGTATCATCAAACACAAATTTAATTTTTTCCATAAACTCTCCTTAAGAATTCTTTCATCCTATTCGTGATTCATGCGAATCGAATCCAAATATCCCTGCAATATAAAAACTGCCGCTATCTTATCCACATATTTTTTCCGGTCTTCGCGTCTTACTTTACTTTCAATCAATGTCCGTTCTGCCTCCAAAGTCGTCAGACGTTCATCCCACATAATAACCGGAAGACCTGTCCGTCTCTCCAGCATTGCTTTTAATTCCAAAGATTTTTCCGCACGATCACCTATTGTATTATTCATATGCTTTGGAAAGCCAAGCACAAGTTTGTCCACTTCGTATTCTTTCACCAATTCTTCAATACGAGCAAGTGTCTGACGTAACTTGTTCTCCGCTTTACGATGAATTGTCTCTATTCCCTGAGCTGTAATTCCCAGCGGGTCGCTTATCGCCACTCCCACGGTCTTTGAGCCGTAATCTAATCCCATCACTCTCATAACTATTTTATTCCCATGAATGATGCTCGATATACGACTTCAGCATCTCTTCTACCAATTCATCTCGTTCCATCTTCATGATCAGACTTCTTGCTCCATTATGGCTCGTAATATAAGTAGGATCTCCAGACATAATATAGCCAACAATCTGATTCACCGGATTGTACCCTTTTTCTCGCAGAGCTTTATACACAATTTCAAGAATCTCTTTTGCCTGAATTTGTGGTGCGTTCCCCACTTGAAAAAATTGTGTGTTACTTAATTCACTCATTTGCTCACGTCCTTTTGTTTACTTCACTTTCTATTTTAATATAATTTTCTGTGAAATTCAATGAATAATTTGTGAATGATTATCAATTTGGATATCTACTAACTTATTCTGCAAATTTGCTTCCGTCTTTAATGCAACTTTCACATACTCTTTTGTATGTCCGACCTGATAGTTTTCTCCGTCGATTTTTATCTGTTCTTCCATCAAAACTTCTACCGTAGTTCCTACAAACTGTTCTTCGTATTTTATTCTCTTTTTTTGACCCAACTCAAGAAGTTCATTACTGCGCGCTGTTTTAATCTGCTCCGGAATCTGGTTGTCCATCACTGCCGCTTTTGTACCTTCCCGCTTTGAATATTTAAAAATATGCGTCTCATAAAAATCCACTTTATCGATAAAGGCTTTTGATTTTTCAAATTCTTCTTCTGTTTCCCCCGGAAATCCTACAATCACATCTGTTGTAAGAGCCGGATGCGCAAAATATTTGCGAAGCAGCATACACTTTTCATAATATTCCTCAGAAGTATATCTTCGATTCATTCGGCGAAGGGTCTCATCGCATCCGCTTTGCAGCGAAAGATGAAAATGCGGACACATCTTTTCAAGACCCGAAATCGTTTTCACAAAATCCTCTGTAATAATCCGTGGTTCCAATGAACCAAGCCGAATTCTTTTAATACCTTCAATCTCATTTACAGCCAAAATCAGAGAAAGTAAATTCTCATTCTCTAAATCCACGCCATAAGAACTCAAGTGAATTCCAGTCAGCACAACTTCCTGATAGCCGTTTGCTGCAAGTTCTGTCACTTCCCGAACCACATCTTCTTTTGCACGGCTTCGCACTCTTCCTCTTGCAAACGGGATGATGCAGTAGGTACAAAACTGATTGCAGCCATCCTGTACTTTGATGTATGCTCTCGTATGTTCTGCTGTTTTATTCAAGTGCATCTCCTCATATTCGTGTGTATGATTAATATCAATTACAGCCTTATTTTGACCTTGTTTTTTCTCATAAAACCCATCCAGAATCTGAATCAGATCTTTCTTTTTATTATTTCCGATAACGATATCAATACTCTCGTCAATTTCTCCGCTTGCTTCTTTTGCCTGCACATAGCATCCAGCTGCAACTACAATTGCATCCGGATTCATCTTTTTTGCACGATGGAGCATCTGACGGGACTTTCTGTCCGCCATGTTAGTCACTGTGCATGTATTGATAATATACACATCCGCGCCTTCTTTAAACGGCACAATCTCATATCCATTTTCTTCCAAAAGCTGTTGCATCGCTTCCGTCTCATATGCATTTACTTTACATCCCAAATTATGTAATGCTGCTCTTTTCATATTCTTTTCCTTTCTCTCTATATATGTTTAATCTGCCGAAAATGTTACGGTTTTCTTTGGCAATTTATTTCTTGACTTTTGTGTCCATCCATTTTAAGATAGTCATAGAACAAAACAAAATTCAAGGAGGTTTTTTCTAATGAAAACAGTAGATATTTCTTTAAATTCAATCGACAAAGTAAAATCATTTGTAAATGATATCAGCAAATTTGATTCTGATTTTGATCTTGTATCTGGAAGATATGTTATCGACGCAAAATCGATTATGGGAATCTTTAGCTTAGATTTATCCAAACCGATCACATTAAACATTCACGCTGATAACGCTAACTTAGATACTATCATGGAAGTATTATCTGCATACACAGTATAATAATCGGATTGAAAAGATGCTCCGCCTTTGGCGGGGCATCTTTTTTTACAGCAGTTCCGTTATTTCAAACTTTCATGCCAGAACTGCTGCATTTTATCTAAGGTTTGACAACAATTGTCTCCACTGTATTTATCGCAGTCTCAAATAATTCATCAATCTTCTCCGCTAGATTTTCTTCTGAGCGTCTAATGATATTAATGTTCGGTTTTGTCACCGGATGTTTTGCGACAAAAATTGTACAGCAGTCTTCAAACGGTAAGATTGAAGTCTCAAATGTATCAATTTTTTCTGCAATTTCTACAATTTCCTGTTTATCAAATCCAATAACCGGACGATATACCGGAAGAGTGCACACATCGTTTGTCGCAGCAAGACTCTGCATTGTCTGACTCGCCACTTGTCCAATACTTTCTCCCGTGATCAGCCCTAAACATCCGCTCTCTTTTGCGAAATGCTCTGCGATTCGCATCATATATCTTCTCATAATAATCGTCAGCTCATCATGCGGGCACTTTTCATAAATATACAACTGAATATCTGTAAAGTTGACAATATTCAGCTTGATCGGTCCTGAATATTTTGATACCAGTTTTGCCAGATCTACTACTTTTTGTTTTGCACGTTCACTTGTATACGGCGGTGCATGGAAATATGTCGCCTCCAGCGCAACTCCACGTTTTGATACCATATAGCCTGCCACCGGACTGTCTATACCGCCTGACAATAGCAACATCGCTTTCCCGTTTGTTCCAACCGGCATTCCTCCCGGTCCTGGAATAATCTCAGAATAGATATAAATCTTCTCTCGAATCTCTACATTTAATTTAATCGCTGGTTTGTGCACATCGACACGAATCTCCGGAAACGCATCTAAGATTGCTTCTCCCAAATCACAGTTAATCTCCATAGAATTCTTCGGATAGCTTTTCTTTCCACGTCTCGCTTCCACTTTGAATGTCGTATTTTTATCCGGATACATCTTATCCATGTAATCTACAACTTCTCTTTTCAGTTCCTCAAATCCTTTGTCTTCCACATGAACAACCGGACAAATCCCAACGATTCCAAACACTCTTTTCAGTGCATCTACCGTCTCCTCATAGTCATAATATCCTTCACAGTCTACATAAATTCTGCCCTGTGATTTGTGAATGTGAAATTCTCCTTCCACATCCTGAAGGGAGAACTTCATCTGTCTGATCAATGCATCTTCAAACAGATAACGGTTCTTTCCCTTGATTCCAATTTCTCCATATTTTATCAAAAAAGCCTGAAACATCATACGTTTATTTTCCTCTCTTTTGTCTTGTTCCATCATTTCTTAGTGTCTTGTATACTTTCTAAGCATCGGTACACAATTATATAGTGTTTCCAATGTATAGTCAATTTCTTCTTTTGTTGTAAATTCAGAAAAACTAAATCGAAGTGTCGCGTCCAAATATTCTGTTCCCGCTCCAATTCCTTTTAGTACACCGCTGATTGCCGGATGATTTGATGCACATGCAGATCCGGAAGATACATAAATTCCTTTCTCTTCCAACGTATGCAATAGTACCTCGCTTCGAATTCCCGCAAATCCCACACTGACAATATGCGGCGCGCTTGTCTCATCGGTTCGTCCGTGAATCGTCGTGTTCTCAATCTTTGCAATTCCTTCTATAAAGTAGTTCTTAAGCGACCTCATCGTCTCCACTTTTTGTTCCAGATTGGTATAAATCTCTTTTGCCGCAGCGCCGAGTCCGGCAATTCCCGGAACATTCTCCGTACCGGAGCGGACATTTTTCTGCTGTTCGCCACCAAATACAATTGGTTTAATCTTTACTTTTTCATTGATGTAAAGCGCTCCGATTCCTTTTGGTCCGTGGATTTTATGTCCGCTCACCGACATCATATCCACTCCGATTCTCTTTGGAAAAATACGGTATTTCCCAAATCCCTGAACCGCATCCACATGGAACAGAATGTTTTTATTATAATTCTTCACAATCTGCACTGCTTCCTCGATCGGCTGCACGGAACCAACCTCATTATTCACATACATGACAGACACGAGAATAGTATCCTCGCAAAGCGCCTCTTTCAATGCATCCAAACGGATTCTGCCATCCTTATCCACCGGCAGGAATGTCACTCGAAATCCTTCTTCCTCCTCCAGATAATGCATCGTATTTAAGATTGCCGGATGTTCGATAGAAGATGTGATCAGATGTTTTCCCGCTCTGTGATTGGCTCTTGCACAACCAATCAGAGCCAGATTGTCACTCTCTGTCCCTCCGGAAGTAAAGTAAATCTCTTTCTCCTGCACTTTTAAAAGCTTCGCCAATGTCTCTTTTGACTCTTTTATATATTTTTCTGCATCTACTCCCTTTTTGTGCATTGAAGACGGATTGCCGTAATCTTCACACATTACTTTTCCTACAATCTCTCTGACACTCTCATAACATTTTGTAGTTGCAGAATTGTCCAAATAAACTTCCATGATCTTCTCCTGTTTTTCTTTCTTACTATATAAGTTATGTCATCACTCTTCCAAGTGATACATCAAAATTGACAGTGTCGTAAGACCTGCTGTCTCCGTTCTCAGAATCCGCTTGCCAAGTGTGATGGCTCTCGCTCCATTTGCAATGGCATCCTCTACTTCCTGTGTCTCAAATCCACCTTCCGGTCCAATAAAAATACCGACGGATTGTCCTCTTTTGATTTCCTCTATCACCTGCTTTGTCTCTTTCATTCCCTCTGCAAGTTCATACGGAATGAGAAGGATATCCAGTCCCCTCGCATATGTCAGAGCATCTTTATAAGACATCACATTTGTCACTTTCGGGATTACGTTGCGCCCGGACTGCTTTGCTCCGCTTTCCGCAATTCCTCTCCAGCGCTCCACTTTCTTTAACGCCTTTTTCTCGTCGAGCTTTACAACCGCACGTTTTGTTGCGACCGGTATAATCTCATACGCTCCAAGTTCCACCGCTTTTTGTACAATCAATTCCATCTTATCGCTTTTCGGAAGTCCCTGAAAAAGATATATTTTTGACGGTAACTCCGTATCCACCTGCTGTTCTTCTACAATCCGGACACAGACCTGTTGCGCCGTCATTGACTCAATCTCACAGAGATACTTTCGGTTGTTTCCGTCACTGACTTTTAACGCTTCGCCCACTTTCATACGGAGCACATTTTTAATATGATTCACATCCAGACCTTCTATATAGATATGATCCTCTTTCACCTGCATAGGTGTTACAAAAAACTGATGCATAATGATTCTCCTAATTTTTTCTTGCCGTCACGGATACCCATTCGCCCTGATATGTCACTTCCAGAACTTCAAGTCCTGCTTCTTTCACTGCCTCCACGACTGTCTCTTCTTTTGCATCGATAATTCCACTTGTGATATAAATTCCGCCTGTCTTTAACTGATGTAAGATAACAGGTGTAAGCGGAACTAACACATCTGCAAGAATATTCGCCACGACAATATCATATTTTTCATATCCGACTTTGTCCTGCACCTCTTTGTCATCGATGATATTTCCGATCATGACCTCATACTGATCTTTTGTAATTCCGTTTACTTCCATGTTCTCATAAGTCGCATCGATAGCACATGGATCCAAATCCGTTCCAACCGAATATTTTGCCCCGAATTTTAAGGCGAGCATTCCAAGAATCCCGCTTCCGCATCCTACATCTAAAATTGTCGTATCCGGTGTCACGTATTTGCGGATCTGGCGGATACAAAGTTGTGTTGTCTCATGCATTCCTGTTCCAAACGCAGTCCCCGGATCGATGTGAATGATCATCTTATCCTCATCCTCCGGTTTCACCTCTTCCCACGACGGAATGATGAGCACATCATCCACATAAAATTGGTGGAAGTACTGTTTCCAATTGTTGACCCAATCCACATCTTCAGTCTGTGATTCTTCAATGGTACACGCCCCCACATTCGTATATGCCCGCATCTCTTCCAATTCTTTTTTTACATTCGCAAGAACTTCTTCTTTGTCCTCGTCCTCTTCCAGATAAAAACTAATGTACGCAACACCGTCATCTGCTTCAATCTCCGGAAGGATATCCACAAACATCTGCTCTTTATCAGACTGTGTCAACGGAATCTTGTCCTCAATCTCAATGCCCTGAATTCCAAGATCCATCAGCATACTGCTGACGATATCTTCGCTTTCTGTCGTTGTTTTCAATCTAAATTTATTCCATTTCATTTTCTGTTCACCTCTTCTTAATCTTTTAAAAGTATAACAAATATTCTAAAAAAACGCAACGAAAAGGGATTCTGATTATCCCAAGAATCCCAAATGCTCCAACAATATTTTGACTCCCATCAGAATCAGAATGATCCCTCCTGCAAGCTCTGCTTTTGATTTGTACTTTGCCCCGAAGATATTCCCGATCTTCACACCTGCCACCGAGATGATAAATGTAGTCACTCCGATAAAGCTGACTGCCGGCACGATTTTCACCTGAAGAAATGCAAATGTCACTCCGACTGCCAACGCATCAATGCTCGTCGCAACCGCAAGCCCTATCATCGTCTTCACATCCAAAGCTTCGCTCGCCGTCTCGCATTCCTCTTCCCTTGACTCTCGCACCATATTAAATCCGATAATCCCAAGAAGGATGAACGCAATCCAGTGGTCGATTGATGTGATAAAGTCTTTAAACTGCACGCCCAAAACATATCCGATCAACGGCATTCCAGCCTGAAACACTCCAAAATACAGACCTACGATCCCCGCTTTCGTCCACGTACATTTTTTCATTGCCAGCCCCTTACAGACTGCAACCGCAAATGCATCCATCGACAATCCTACCGCAATTAAAAATAATTCTACAATACCCATTTCCCTTTTCTCCTTTTCGTTTCCTTGCAATTACTCCAAACAAAAAGACCTACCCGTAGCCTTATATCTACGGATAAGTCTCATTATTTAAAGTAATGCCAGACAGTCAAACTGCCAGTATGTTGACAATACTACGTAATTACGCCAACTACTCCCTTATCGTCTCTGAACATTATAGGAAGTCTCACTGCACTTGTCAAGCCTATAAATCAACAGAAATGGTCTGTTTTTCTACGTGATGTTTCTTCGCATATCCTGTCAGCATCAATGTCAGCGCTCCATCACCGGTTACATTGCAGGCTGTTCCAAAGCTGTCCTGCAGTGCAAAAATCGTAAGCATCAGCGCCGTTCCTGTCTCGTCAAACCCAAGCACTCCCGTGATCAATCCAAGAGATGCCATCACTGTTCCTCCCGGAACTCCCGGCGCTCCGATTGCAAATACACCAAGCAGTACACAGAATAACAGCATTATCCCAAACGACGGAATATTCCCATATAAGATTTTTGACACTGTCATCACAAAGAAAACTTCTGTCAGAACCGAGCCACACAGGTGGATATTGGCAAACAGCGGAACCCCGAAATCTACCATGTCATCACGAAGTGATTCTGATTTTTTTGCACAGCGAAGCGCCACTGCGAGCGTCGCTGCCGAAGACATTGTTCCAACCGCCGTAATATATGCAGGTCCATAGTTTTTTACAACTGTCCACGGATTTTCTCCTGAATAAATCCCTGCCAGCACATACAACAATGCCATCCAGATAAAATGACCGATCATAACAATCAGCACAACCTGAATAAATACCGGAAGCTGTTTTGTAATCGTTCCTTCATATGACAATGCACAGAAAGTAAATCCGATAAAAATCGGAAGAATCGGAATGACAATTTTTGTGACGATATCCAGCACAATTTTTTGAAATTCCTCCAAAACAGTCGTGATTGTCTTTGCTTTTGTCCATGTCGCCGCAAGTCCAATCAACACAGAAAATACGAGCGCACTCATAACCGGC comes from Coprococcus phoceensis and encodes:
- a CDS encoding O-methyltransferase, with the protein product MIVDERMVTFIHSLETENSEILETIEKEALDTYVPIIRKEMQSFLKVLLQIKKPMRILEVGTAVGFSALLMSEYVSEDCKITTIEKYEKRIPIARENFKRAGKEEQITLLEGDALEILKSLDETYDFIFMDAAKGQYIYYMPEVVRLLEHGGVLVSDNVLQEGDIIESRFAVERRNRTIHSRMREYLYELKHHKLLETSIIPLGDGVALSTKIREE
- a CDS encoding ribonuclease J codes for the protein MKKESNSKLKIIPLGGLEQIGMNITAFEYEDSIIVVDCGLAFPEDDMLGIDLVIPDITYLRDNIKKVKGFVITHGHEDHIGSLPYVLKDMNLPIYATKLTMGIIENKLKEHNLLRSTRRKVVRHGQSINLGQFRIEFIRTNHSIQDAAALAIYSPAGTVVHTGDFKVDYTPVFGDAIDLQRFAEIGKKGVLAMMSDSTNAERPGFTMSERTVGKTFDQIFAEHRNTRIIIATFASNVDRVQQIINSAYKYDRKVVVEGRSMVNIISTASELGYLHIPDKTLIEIDQLKNYPDEKTVLITTGSQGESMAALSRMAADIHKKVTIKPGDTVIFSSNPIPGNEKAVSRVINELSQKGADVIFQDAHVSGHACQEELKLIYSLLKPKYAIPVHGEYRHLKANAKLAESLGIPKENIFIMHSGDVLALDEKEAKIVDKVHTGAILVDGLGVGDVGNIVLRDRQHLAEDGILIVVLTLEKRTNQLLAGPDIVSRGFVYVRESESLMEEARQVLQEALEKCLTNRNADWSRIKLVIRDTMNEFIWKRTKRKPMILPIIMDV
- a CDS encoding Fur family transcriptional regulator — encoded protein: MSINQEEFKEMLKAKGLKVTNQRLIVLKVLDKHRDIHMAAEDIYKLVKAECPDIGLATVYRTVQLLLEMQLVDRINLDDGCVRYEIGHRVDGESKHTHHHLICKDCGKVLSFNDDLLEELENHIEKMTGFRVLDHELKFYGQCKDCAEKSAEKVT
- a CDS encoding DUF1292 domain-containing protein, translating into MEKIKFVFDDTKDEVEFFVLEQTKVNGNSYILVTDSEEDEAECLILKDTSAAEDVESLYEVVEDENELMGVLKVFEELLEDIDIDM
- the ruvX gene encoding Holliday junction resolvase RuvX, translating into MRVMGLDYGSKTVGVAISDPLGITAQGIETIHRKAENKLRQTLARIEELVKEYEVDKLVLGFPKHMNNTIGDRAEKSLELKAMLERRTGLPVIMWDERLTTLEAERTLIESKVRREDRKKYVDKIAAVFILQGYLDSIRMNHE
- a CDS encoding IreB family regulatory phosphoprotein translates to MSELSNTQFFQVGNAPQIQAKEILEIVYKALREKGYNPVNQIVGYIMSGDPTYITSHNGARSLIMKMERDELVEEMLKSYIEHHSWE
- the mtaB gene encoding tRNA (N(6)-L-threonylcarbamoyladenosine(37)-C(2))-methylthiotransferase MtaB, yielding MKRAALHNLGCKVNAYETEAMQQLLEENGYEIVPFKEGADVYIINTCTVTNMADRKSRQMLHRAKKMNPDAIVVAAGCYVQAKEASGEIDESIDIVIGNNKKKDLIQILDGFYEKKQGQNKAVIDINHTHEYEEMHLNKTAEHTRAYIKVQDGCNQFCTYCIIPFARGRVRSRAKEDVVREVTELAANGYQEVVLTGIHLSSYGVDLENENLLSLILAVNEIEGIKRIRLGSLEPRIITEDFVKTISGLEKMCPHFHLSLQSGCDETLRRMNRRYTSEEYYEKCMLLRKYFAHPALTTDVIVGFPGETEEEFEKSKAFIDKVDFYETHIFKYSKREGTKAAVMDNQIPEQIKTARSNELLELGQKKRIKYEEQFVGTTVEVLMEEQIKIDGENYQVGHTKEYVKVALKTEANLQNKLVDIQIDNHSQIIH
- a CDS encoding HPr family phosphocarrier protein, whose translation is MKTVDISLNSIDKVKSFVNDISKFDSDFDLVSGRYVIDAKSIMGIFSLDLSKPITLNIHADNANLDTIMEVLSAYTV
- the thiI gene encoding tRNA uracil 4-sulfurtransferase ThiI produces the protein MMFQAFLIKYGEIGIKGKNRYLFEDALIRQMKFSLQDVEGEFHIHKSQGRIYVDCEGYYDYEETVDALKRVFGIVGICPVVHVEDKGFEELKREVVDYMDKMYPDKNTTFKVEARRGKKSYPKNSMEINCDLGEAILDAFPEIRVDVHKPAIKLNVEIREKIYIYSEIIPGPGGMPVGTNGKAMLLLSGGIDSPVAGYMVSKRGVALEATYFHAPPYTSERAKQKVVDLAKLVSKYSGPIKLNIVNFTDIQLYIYEKCPHDELTIIMRRYMMRIAEHFAKESGCLGLITGESIGQVASQTMQSLAATNDVCTLPVYRPVIGFDKQEIVEIAEKIDTFETSILPFEDCCTIFVAKHPVTKPNINIIRRSEENLAEKIDELFETAINTVETIVVKP
- a CDS encoding cysteine desulfurase family protein, which produces MEVYLDNSATTKCYESVREIVGKVMCEDYGNPSSMHKKGVDAEKYIKESKETLAKLLKVQEKEIYFTSGGTESDNLALIGCARANHRAGKHLITSSIEHPAILNTMHYLEEEEGFRVTFLPVDKDGRIRLDALKEALCEDTILVSVMYVNNEVGSVQPIEEAVQIVKNYNKNILFHVDAVQGFGKYRIFPKRIGVDMMSVSGHKIHGPKGIGALYINEKVKIKPIVFGGEQQKNVRSGTENVPGIAGLGAAAKEIYTNLEQKVETMRSLKNYFIEGIAKIENTTIHGRTDETSAPHIVSVGFAGIRSEVLLHTLEEKGIYVSSGSACASNHPAISGVLKGIGAGTEYLDATLRFSFSEFTTKEEIDYTLETLYNCVPMLRKYTRH
- a CDS encoding 16S rRNA (uracil(1498)-N(3))-methyltransferase, with protein sequence MHQFFVTPMQVKEDHIYIEGLDVNHIKNVLRMKVGEALKVSDGNNRKYLCEIESMTAQQVCVRIVEEQQVDTELPSKIYLFQGLPKSDKMELIVQKAVELGAYEIIPVATKRAVVKLDEKKALKKVERWRGIAESGAKQSGRNVIPKVTNVMSYKDALTYARGLDILLIPYELAEGMKETKQVIEEIKRGQSVGIFIGPEGGFETQEVEDAIANGARAITLGKRILRTETAGLTTLSILMYHLEE
- the prmA gene encoding 50S ribosomal protein L11 methyltransferase, yielding MKWNKFRLKTTTESEDIVSSMLMDLGIQGIEIEDKIPLTQSDKEQMFVDILPEIEADDGVAYISFYLEEDEDKEEVLANVKKELEEMRAYTNVGACTIEESQTEDVDWVNNWKQYFHQFYVDDVLIIPSWEEVKPEDEDKMIIHIDPGTAFGTGMHETTQLCIRQIRKYVTPDTTILDVGCGSGILGMLALKFGAKYSVGTDLDPCAIDATYENMEVNGITKDQYEVMIGNIIDDKEVQDKVGYEKYDIVVANILADVLVPLTPVILHQLKTGGIYITSGIIDAKEETVVEAVKEAGLEVLEVTYQGEWVSVTARKN
- a CDS encoding manganese efflux pump MntP, which codes for MGIVELFLIAVGLSMDAFAVAVCKGLAMKKCTWTKAGIVGLYFGVFQAGMPLIGYVLGVQFKDFITSIDHWIAFILLGIIGFNMVRESREEECETASEALDVKTMIGLAVATSIDALAVGVTFAFLQVKIVPAVSFIGVTTFIISVAGVKIGNIFGAKYKSKAELAGGIILILMGVKILLEHLGFLG